The genomic stretch TCGGGAACTTAAGGTCAGTTCTTTCTTTTACGAATggtatttatataaaattaccTGGTTTGATACAACAACAGatctgcaatttaaaaaaagaaacttgtttgcATTGTGCAACAGGAGCAAAACACCGGATATTGATTCTAGTTTATTTTCATGCAGAACCTCAATGTATGGCTTGGTGGTCTTTTCATCCCTGAGGCCTACATTACAGCCACTCGCCAGTTTGTGGCGCAGGCCAATAGTTGGTCTCTGGAGGAGCTGTACCTTGATGTGAGTCCAATATGTCATTTTGCTTGAATGATGTAGGCAAATGGTTGGGGTACAGTGTGACCAAGCAAAGTTTCTCCCATACACACTCAGCCACATGCAGGAAGATTTTCATTGACTTGACTTAAACAAATACCACAGTTGCATTTCATCTGCAGCAGTTTTCTGCATCATGTTGTGAGTGGTGATAATGTGCTGTGGCTGTTTTTCGCTCTTTCTGTGTTGTTAACCAGATCTTCTGCATATCTGTTGTCCCATCTCGTCTTCCTTATACACCCTCTTCAGAGCTAAACTTGTCATGATGCTCCTTTAGGCCCACTCCAACATGCACCAAGATCTCAAAAATCACCATGGGGCTACTGGCCACACCCACTACCTATGAATATATAACATTGCTCAAcctctattttaaaaaataaataatcctgTATCAGGTATacttataattttctttttttatcatacTTATGCTATCCAAATATTGTGGTTTGTTTGGACTTTTTGTCCTTGATTAGTAAAAACAGTATTATATTTCACCGAGCTTTTGTTTTACCTTAAGTACATTACGGTATATtcattgtccttttttttcctttcaggtGAGAGTGCTAGATAAGCCAGAGGTCCTTGATGACTGCAGCTTTGGGATTACAGGTAATAGGACTACTTGACTGACTTCTGAAACACCTGTACATTAGTTACAGttatttttgcttaattttatttcatttttaatctgCTTTCCTGATTGAAGAAACTGTATTCAGACAGAAACTGCGAAGTGAGTGGAATGCTGTGCTTCCAGCCAGTGAAAATGAGAGTATGTCTATGGTTTGCAGGCTTGAAGTTAAAGGGAGCTGTGTGCAAAGATAATAGACTACAGCTGTCTACTACCATCTCCACAGACCTCAAGCTGACAGTTCTGCGCTGGATCAAGTAAGCCTCATTATCTCCATCTCTCTCCACAACAAAATTTTGACAATAGGTAGGGTTGGTCACAAAGTAGTGATGATGCAGACACAATTCCCAGTTCAGTATTGTGTTCACACAGTGTATTTGCTCCAGTTAATCTAGCTGTGACCTACTTTACCATGTAGAAAGTTTGCGCAAATACCCGAGCCAGGGGAAAGTAAGCAGGGATGAACGGGCAGTCTCGCAAAAAAAACGGCCAAAAGTCAGACATGCTGCTTCCCGGCAACCCGAAGGTCACAtggctcattaaaaaaaatagaaaaaaaatgtggagaaaTATGGTCGCAGTTGTGTACTGGAGAGTGCACACTCATATTGGGCTTCCAGACAATTAACTGAGTGAATTGCACTCCCTTGCCCATGCTTGTACCCAGCACACACAGAATGCACCACCATTACTTCTTCTACTGTTGTATCCATCCCCTGGTGTTAATCACATGGTAAAAATTGTAACAGATGGGGACACATTTAAAATGGAGTTGgcatttttcagtttatgaTGTGAGATTTTGTATCAGCGTGTGGCAACGAGgttgtcttattttaaaatgaagaggAATATATCAATGGGAAACTAAATGTCCTTGGTTGTGTTTTTGCAGGCTGGATGGCAACAAAGACCTGGCTGCCAGTCGTGTAACCTTGCCTGTTTATCTCAATGCTACAAGAGGACAGCTGCTCTTTACACTCGACTTCGAGTCAGCCGAGAAAATGGAAAGCAAAGATCACCGTTTCTATGAACGTGGTGTGGCTATCATTTGTTCAGATCTTAGCTAAATGATGAGGCAGGAAGTTCATCAACATCTTTACAATCACTCTTGTGTAATACAAGTCAAGAGACATTGTTGTGATTTGCACAATAGGTGACCTTTGTAATTTCAACTAGTAGTCTGCTGTAAAActcttataaaaaataaaatgagaaccAGTCAGTGGTGAACTTGCATAGTTTATAAAGTGatatcttttcataaaaatcttTATCCTGGATCCATTTAATAACTGAACTTGTAAAGCTCTTTTCTTCATGTGGATATGAGCTCAGTGTACTGCACACGAAAGACTACAAGCATCCTAATGgtcaaccatacaagaaacattGATTATGCAATGTGTAgttcaaattaaaattgtagATTAGGCAACAATGTATTTTGAACTTGGGAAGGAAAACAAGATACAGAGAACAAGCATGAAAAATACTTAAGGACAACCCAATATGAAACCATGGTTTTTTTCTGGAATGGCACTGTGAATTGGGGATTGACGGATGTCTGACATTATTTTGCAACCATTGTATCCTAAATGTGAAGGTTTCTtgatgtttgatatttttttagttgttgttgttgttgtttgttttttttagaccATACTGCTTCAtgcaaatgatttctttttcttaagcaGCTTTTTCTTCTGACAGTTGAACTAAAAGATTTCTGCAGTAATGTAGTTTGTGATCTTaagggatttttaaaaattattttatatgtcaATGTTTTCATCATTGGCTACTTAACATATTAAATGACTTCATGGTCCTTGTCATACATTTGTGCATTAAAACTGCTTAGTAAACACTTGGCTGCCTTCGTTTTATAAATGATTGTGATCATCAGGCAAGTAATGTTCACATGAGAAATGCTCAGTTAAAATGATTTAgttaaatcacaaaataaaaagaaaaaaatctatcatTAAAGTTCAGAATATGCAAAAATTCACAGCAccttgtttattctttcatcacATGAAATATGCAGCAGGAGATAAAATAAGTTTAGTATAAAACATAAGAACATTTGCACTAAATGTGGTCTCTGAATGCAAGTCTTGCTTACCCCAATAAAGAAAGCACATGATAATGCAGAGGGACTACTAACATCTTTATCATTCATGCTTAGTACCTGTGCCCTGTACTTCAAAGCATCCTAACAGCATCTGCAACTGTTATCTTTGCATAGCAAACATGGCTCTGCCTCTGATTTCAATGATACCAGAAAATTCTTCATTTATCCTTGTGGCTGCTTTATCTCCAGCCATTGCATTGCAGCAGTTTCTGTTAGATTATTATCTGCTGagacagcagcaacaaagaGATGAAGTATCTATTTTCAGGCCTAGCTAGTCAATCACCATCCTAATATTTTGGTATAGGCAGTGGGATTGTACCATTGTGAGGGTGAGCAGGTGGCAGGCAAACTCATCACCTCACACTCCTCCTAGTGTAAGAGATTGTAAGCAATCATTTGGTCAAAGTGATTCACCCCACCCCAGCCATGTTCCTGTTTTTAGTCAACAATAACCGTGAGTTACTTGATTTCTGTTTGGGTCTTCACAATGACCAACTGAGGCTTGTGCATGTTGGAGAGGACTACCATGACTCTCTTGCAGCACCTCGATGTTCTTGCAATGCCTAAAGTCTGCTCTACCCATGTCAATCTTCACTATCATGGTCCTATGGCAGATCCACTCTGTTGGTCACGACAGTACCAGCAAAACCTGTGTTGCTGGAGGTGAAGACCTCAGCAAGAAGGGAAGCAGGTAGTTAAATGGTTAAAGCGCTGGCTTCTAAGCCAGAAGTGGCTCGTTACAATGTGGTGCAGGAAACGTTCCCTTAGTTaacccagctgtcaggaatgggtaaCTGACTCTTGCAAGAAACGGGAGGGTAAGACAGAGAGGAGAGGAGATTAAATATTTTGCATCAGGATTGTCACAATTCACATAATTTTCTGCCATTATCCTTTTTCATTTGCAGtattcttgttcctattcgcccgcatgttcctattcaccccagtggagcatagggctacAATCACACCCCTTCATCACCCAAAATTTCTCTCATCATTCTTCTGTGTGGTTATTAGAATCAGACACATCTGAATCAGGTTTTTCCCTTCAAGGCAGCGGTCGAGtgacgcaacggttagcgcctgtcaccagtacagtgaaggttggctgcccagagtttatttctcgtctcaggcacactgttctttctctgcacgtggcatctgtttacagggctggctgccttgccgtaatatagcctctgTTGCTGGCaaggcgtaaaacaccaatccccccccccactccctTCAAGGCTGTATGGAAATTGTGTGATCTCTTGTTTGGTTTCCATTTAACCACCTTGAGGCACATTGTCTACTTACCATTTTTGGCTACATTAGCTTCCTGAACAAATCAAAGCTACAAaaattcttgttctttggtgatgtgagctttacaaattttgcattcaattattattacaatattatGATTGCAAAAAGGGGTGACTACCTAAAGCTGAAAAAGTAATCATCAACAGTGACACATAAAGGATAATTCTATACGCTTGCAAGCGCGCTATAAGGCATACCAAGCCTTCTTTATGGTTGCTTTTAATGAAACGTTCAAGATGACAAGTACTGTTACAGTGTTACaagctgtttcttttaaatttcgtAGAACACAAAATTAATGTCTATATTTGCATTGTAAATTATAATTCTGGATATGGCTGGAACAAAGTGGACGCATGAGCTAAAATGTAACTCCATCAAATGACACTCTTATTTGTTTTGTCCGTTTCACAGCATCTACTACTGCAAAATCCTCAATACTCGCGACTGCTTGAAACATTTCGCACACAAAATGTGCCTACACAACATGAGTTATGGATAcaatttttgaaagaagaaCAACGGCAACAGTAAACTCTTTGCACGAACACCGAAGTATTCAACTTGTTATCATGTTTCAGCATGAAGACGATGTGTTTGTCCCTCGCATTGTTTATCGTGCTACAACCTGCCCATGGCGGAGTCACACGCGTGATCTCCCTTGTTACAATCACAGTCTCAGCCAATCAACGAGAAGTGCCGAAATCTGCAGCCAATCAAAGAGAAGCGCCAAGCAAAACTCGTATCATGGCGGACCAACTGAAGTCTGTGTGTGATggaaaaatatacatttgacGTCTCTTAGTTGACTGATGAACAATGACGCACACGAAAAAGTCAAAAATGCACAATAATGAATGGCATCAAACGTTAAAAAGATATCTCAGCAGGAAAAAAGGTCAGTCTATGTATTTTAGAAGATGAGGTTAATAAACTTGTTGAAACTGCTCATTGTTGACATTGAGACATCTAACTCAACCCGATCTGTATCCGATCATTCGTTGTTacccaaaataaaaagtagtaGCGAATAATAACATTAGAAGAAGAATGTAGTTATCCTTAAATATTATGAAAGCACttggatttttaaagaaattcaccCTGCATTAAAAGAAGACGATACTTTTATCAAAATTATTGTCCGTTAGAACACAAAGATGTTACAATTAGAATTTTCCCTACGCTGCAAAAGAGACTATATAGGAAGAATGAGAACGCAAACCAATTCATGGGACaggcaataaaagaaaaaagtaagggTGTATATCACGACTTCTCCACACCTTCCTTCATAAACAGCAATTAACATGCCAAACTGTGCAACAATAATACTGAACAACATTATATAACTAAAAATTATGTGACAGGGAAAAAGCATACACCATATAACAGTTTAATTCAAATAAGGGGTGCCAAGCtttgacattttcagttttgtttttaaattcaggAAGCTGATAACCAGGGTTACCGACAAAAAATCGTgcacagatattttttaaagtggtaCATGGAATAATCATCCAGAGGGCATTTTCTGAAAAGACCAGAGAAATGGTTTGATTCAGGCTCACTCCCGCAGATTCAAATGTTGGACATCATTTTCCTTCTTAGCCTTCAACTCTCACTTGAAATGTATTTGTTCAGAAAGTATTACTTGTAGTTGTGTATGTCTTGTCTAACTGATATGCCTAAGTATTGTTTTTCATGTCTGAATGATGTGTTATTCGTTCTGTCTTTTGAATGGTGTGGATGATCGAATGAGTGCACCTAGCTTCTGTTAAAAAGGCACCTTGTAAATGTGTACTAGACAGTGAAGCTTCCcattaaaatattgcaaaaacatttctgaagatTGATAGTTAACACTGTTGCAGTATTCTTAAGAAAATTAAGCTGTATTCATTTAAATAGTCTTCTATTTAATCAAAGcagatttttatgaaaatataaaaataaaaatgtccaaataaacaaaagtgaaaaaaaacatcgTGTTTGTACAAACATTGAATATGTTTACAATTGATGAAAATCTATGATACATTGTCTGTCCTCACTTTGTAGATTCCAAAAAGGATCATGAAGAAGGAAATGCAGATGAAATGGATGAGTTTACTCATTTTTATAAATCGTGGAAGGGACTTCCTGCCAACTTTCAGAATAAACCAAGACTGTTCTCAAAggttatatttatacatttgtaTTAGCCTTGATAGCTCAGTTGTAGGTTCTAGAAATACTGGCGCTTGAAGTTAaagataattaaagaaaaaaacccacatataTCTAGAACAGCATTGTTAATGGGTGGAGTACAAGCTTCCATGTAgatcaaagaaaatgaaactttaaaaccattagagtgtaaaatatttttgtacgaCTGGGCTGAGCTTTGTTCAAGATACTATGCCTTCATATCTTAAATAAACCCCTTCTGTTCTCAAAATATAAGCTatataataaagttaatttatatatcACCTTACCCCACCATCAGTGGTTCCCAACCTTTTCTCATCCAAGGGCTGTGCttgacatgatataaaatcttacaggccagaacatggcagttttgccagaatcatgacgttaaaaatgaaattatgttgtgtctggttaaaatgagagGGCTGGATGTTGCCCACAGACCATAGGACCTAAATTAACCTATGCCCCAGCTCTACCAGTGGTTGTAGCCTTTGATGATGTAACCTTATCTATGGTTGAAATAAAAAGGTGGTTACTGACTTGTATAGTGGTCTGTGGTTTACTTAgtctatttttgaaaaaaatatgttgcatCTTGATAGGCCTTTGTTCTTTTGTTGCAGAAGAATTTTCTAAATGCTTTGTTGAATTTTAGAAAGACTCTTAAATATGACTCCTCTGTGTTAAAAGAAAGCATGCATGTGCACCAGGTCAGCATGTCCATGCATATGTGTGCGCGCACAAACGTCAAAGAAGACCTACATATTAAGAACTTGTactatttttaaacagcaaTTAAATATTGCAAAATTACTTTGAAGTAAACTTATTCAGTTGCTGCTTTTGAAGTTTTCCACATAATTTCCTTACTTTTATCACCTGTTACACAGGCAGTTATGATACTTGAGCTTTAAAGTTTGGAATATTTGTATCCTTTATTCAGTAAATTATTTGCTCACAGGAGGGAGTTGTAATGTGCACTCACTCTGCATATGACTTTATTTTCAGTTGCCTTCAGAAAGAGAGCCTTTGCAGctaaaaataagagaagaatCCAGGTAAAAAGTAGAAACAAATCCCTCTATTTTATAGATTACCATAAGGAATTGTTGTTTATCCTACAGTATGAGAgaataaattcttttcattcagTAGACACAAACCTTCAACCATCAGCATTTTTACCAGTGCATAGAAATCAAAGCAATGAGATTATGTTAGTACTTGGATGTGCTTAATTAATATATGCTACTAGCAACCCCTTAGGTTGTAGCCTCGACAGCATAAACATATCTGTACTAAGAAGGCAACAGATTGAACCTTTTTCTACTTCTGAGTACATCCATGTTGCATGTtgttaacaaaaaaaagaagtatgttttttttataataaacatcatttgaaaatattcatGTTGGTTGGCCCTTAAAGAATTTATATAAAGCAGATGTAAAAAGCAGAATATTagcatatttttaaatcttgatcCACACACCCTTACAAAATGCATAAACAGAATGGCAACtatgtgcatttttaaatatttcatggaTTCCttcattaagaaaaagaaaagcacaataGTGAGGTTTTCAAGGAAACTTTTAGTTGCTTTCCATAAGGCAGAAGAAGACagcagatagaaaaaaatgtgatattgTCACTAAATGTTTAGAACTCATTTTTGGTGGTACCCTAACATCAATGGGCAATGCCAAAAATATAAAacgtttctgcttttttttttttgcagagcaGTTTTTCTTCAGCGTCGCAGTAGAGAGTTGCTTGACAATGATGAATTGCAAGtatgtctttgctttttttaacagttatCTTCACTGTATGTCTGGCTTGTGTGCAGATATTTATAGCACTTTGGCATAATCTTGTTGCTTTAACTAGTCCTCAAGCGacaaaaaatgaagacattttatattttaaaacatttaaaatgtttattctaaAGTTGagatgatatgtgtgtgtgttttaatgtgaTAGAAACTGTGGTTTTTGCTGGACAATCACCATACACCACCACTTCATGGAGAGGAACAGATGATAAGCTATGATGACTTCTTGGCTGTAAAGACACAAGCTGGGCTCAAATGCCAGTGAGTTCAGAGATTCTTCTTTAGGCTTTTGTGAGAATTTCTAGTAAGGTAAAGGGTTCCAGTTAGATATAAGCTGGAAGATTCACATTTCCAGAAGTGAGTAGTGTTTGAATTATCTAGAAATAAAGGTTAATAGGAGTTATTTAAAGCAaagtttgtgtttgctttgcaGGCCTTTTTTTCAGGCAACAGTATTTTGCAAGCTGGTACAGTCCGATCCTTTTGGTCGGATATCAATCATGCAGTTCTTTAACTATGTGATGCGTAAAGTGTGGCTACATCAGACTCGCATAGGACTATCTCTGTATGATGTGGCAGGTCTGGGCTACCTCAAAGAATCAGTAAGAACGTGATGGTTCcatttattgtttatgatgactaaattcagaattttaattttggtaGTTTTAGTATTTTTGACACGTACTATatctttaaaactatttttgcttttattgacTCTTACTCTACCTAGAGATCTCAGATTTGGTTGTGGTAGtcttaagaaaaatgaaaaaaagttcaaaatccAAAAGCTTTGGAACAGGAGTGGTTGAGCAGAATGCAGTTTAAAGTCAGTGACTTGCAAGACTTTCTTCCTACCCATCAGTGCTAGGCACCTGATTTAGCAGGGAAGATGAAAGGAGTAGGTTGGACTACAAACTACTTCTTTTATGACCACTGGGCTATAGGGATTGAgcttttacaaatattcattttaGTTAATGAACatagttcccccccccccccccaggtTTTCGTTTTCTTTGGGTTAATGAACCAGAAGGTTGATATTGATTCCAACACATGGTATTACAGGATCTGGAGAACTACATCCTGGAACTCATTCCTACATTACCACAATTGAATGGTCTGGAGCGTTCCTTCTACTCTTTCTATGTTTGCACAGCTGTAcgcaagtttttctttttcttggatcCTCTTCATACAGGCCGCATAAAAATACAGGACATCTTGGCCTGCAGTTTCCTTGATGACTTACTagaggtgagacaaacacatcTATAGAATTTTTTTTGGACTGGGTGTTTGCCAGTTATAGATGTTAGGTACggtgatttttgtgtttatgtaagCATGCAATTCCTCGCCCCTCCACCCAAGACTCTTAGCGTCTGCACTTCCATTAACTCTCAACCCAGAAgacctagatttttttttttaactggataATGAGCAAGAACTTTCACAAAGCGTGTCATGATGATTTTATAAGATATGGGTTGCTCAAGAATTTTGAATTAGAAAGTGAAGCAGTATTATGAAATAGCTGTTTGAGTTCTCTGCACTTCAGCtgatagacaaaaaaaaaaatgtatgaagaGAAGTATAAGTTTCATTTTCTAATTGAGAGTTAGTGCTAAATGGCCAGCAATGAAGACACCATTGTTGTGTTTTCTCAACAGCTGCGTGATGAGGAGCTATCCAAAGAACTGCAGGAATCAAACTGGTTCTCAGCTCCCTCTGCACTTCGAGTGTACGGTCAGTACCTCAATCTGGACAAAGACCGTAATGGAATGCTGAGCAAACAAGAACTAGCAAGGTAAAGAGCAGACCCCAGATTTTACTTTACTGTTTTTACATGAtgctttttatgtgtttttgtgttatgaTAATTATGTAAGTGAacattacataaatatatttgagttttatatatgtttattccATTTCATGTTAATTATCTGCTGCATTATTAAACAGCAAATATGTTTACTAGTTTTTCAGAATGTTACTGTGTATTCTGATGTCAATTTACCTGTTGCAGATAATCTATTATCCAGAAGTTTTTGTTACAAATCTTGAACTTCTAGGGCT from Pomacea canaliculata isolate SZHN2017 linkage group LG8, ASM307304v1, whole genome shotgun sequence encodes the following:
- the LOC112570539 gene encoding serine/threonine-protein phosphatase 2A regulatory subunit B'' subunit gamma-like, which gives rise to MTHTKKSKMHNNEWHQTLKRYLSRKKDSKKDHEEGNADEMDEFTHFYKSWKGLPANFQNKPRLFSKLPSEREPLQLKIREESRAVFLQRRSRELLDNDELQKLWFLLDNHHTPPLHGEEQMISYDDFLAVKTQAGLKCQPFFQATVFCKLVQSDPFGRISIMQFFNYVMRKVWLHQTRIGLSLYDVAGLGYLKESDLENYILELIPTLPQLNGLERSFYSFYVCTAVRKFFFFLDPLHTGRIKIQDILACSFLDDLLELRDEELSKELQESNWFSAPSALRVYGQYLNLDKDRNGMLSKQELARYGTGTLTDVFLDRVFQECLTYEGEMDYKTYLDFVLAMENRREPQALRYLFRIIDVQHRGYLNVFSLNFFFRAIQEQMKLHGQEPVSFQDVKDEIFDMVKPCDPLHITLQDLIKSGKGDTVVSILIDLNDFWTYENREYLVPELTEEATAS